A single window of Mycolicibacterium aurum DNA harbors:
- a CDS encoding class II fructose-bisphosphate aldolase: MPLIATADIVAAAAANDTAALAFNAITLEHAEGIAEGAERAGAAVLIQISENTVRFHGGRLAPLAAACAQIATQSSAMLAVHLDHVQDLALLDDAIATAADLGISSIMIDAAHLPYADNVAQTRAFTERGHAAGLWMEAELGEIGGKEHGPVGAHVAGARTRPDEAAAFTAETGVDGLAVAVGSSHAMTTRDARLDLELIRELAENVPVPLVLHGSSGVPDDQLRAAVLAGIRKVNVGTALNLAYTGAIRPVLEDPAVSDPRKYLVGARQAIADSVAALCAAVASSAAPVGAGERERR; the protein is encoded by the coding sequence ATGCCCTTGATCGCCACCGCCGACATCGTGGCCGCCGCCGCGGCGAACGACACTGCGGCCCTTGCCTTCAACGCCATCACCCTCGAGCACGCCGAGGGCATCGCCGAGGGTGCCGAGCGGGCCGGAGCGGCCGTTCTGATTCAGATCAGTGAGAACACGGTGCGCTTCCACGGCGGCCGGTTGGCGCCACTGGCCGCGGCCTGCGCGCAGATCGCCACGCAGTCGAGCGCGATGCTGGCCGTGCATCTGGATCACGTGCAGGACCTCGCCCTGCTCGACGACGCCATCGCCACCGCCGCAGACCTGGGCATCAGCTCGATCATGATCGACGCCGCGCACCTGCCCTACGCGGACAACGTGGCGCAGACCCGGGCATTCACCGAGCGCGGGCACGCAGCCGGGCTGTGGATGGAGGCCGAACTCGGCGAGATCGGTGGCAAGGAGCACGGACCCGTCGGGGCGCACGTGGCCGGCGCCCGGACGCGACCCGACGAGGCGGCCGCGTTCACCGCCGAGACCGGGGTCGACGGGTTGGCCGTGGCCGTCGGCAGCTCGCACGCGATGACCACCCGCGACGCCCGGCTCGACCTGGAGCTGATCCGGGAGCTCGCAGAGAACGTGCCGGTTCCGCTTGTCCTGCACGGATCGTCCGGGGTGCCCGACGATCAGCTGCGGGCCGCCGTGCTGGCGGGAATCCGCAAGGTCAATGTGGGCACCGCCCTCAATCTCGCCTACACCGGCGCCATCCGGCCGGTGCTCGAGGACCCGGCCGTGTCCGACCCGCGCAAGTACCTCGTCGGGGCGCGGCAGGCCATCGCCGACAGCGTGGCAGCGCTGTGCGCGGCGGTCGCCTCATCGGCCGCTCCGGTCGGCGCTGGGGAGCGTGAGCGGCGATGA
- a CDS encoding D-tagatose-bisphosphate aldolase, class II, non-catalytic subunit, giving the protein MTDTLHRIDWLADTIGRHKSGESVGIYSVCSAHPTVLEAAIVQAAADGGYVLIEATSNQVDQFGGYTGLRPAEFRDLVLGIADRCGFARERVVLGGDHLGPNRWQRESADVAMAHAEVLIAAYVEAGYTKIHLDCSMSCADDPAVLPDDVVASRSARLLRVAEDAAGRAGSDRPVYVIGTEVPVPGGAHETLDRLTPTPPERARATIAAHRTAFADAGLGHVWPRVMALVVQPGVEFDHVQVIDYEHAATAQLRHVLDDEDNLVFEAHSTDYQRPAQLRELVEDHWAVLKVGPGLTFAMREALFALAMIEIEVVPRTARSTLIETLERRMLAEPRYWQDYYEGDPVAQRTSRRYSFSDRLRYYWADGEVDAARQTLLANLDRVGIPLPLISQFLPLQYERIRAGELGVDAQALVIDRVRDALRPYADACRVSDAHAHTMISGGTR; this is encoded by the coding sequence ATGACGGACACACTGCACCGCATCGACTGGCTTGCCGACACGATCGGACGGCACAAGTCCGGCGAGTCCGTCGGCATCTACTCCGTGTGCTCGGCGCACCCCACCGTCCTGGAGGCGGCCATCGTGCAGGCCGCCGCCGACGGCGGCTACGTCCTGATCGAGGCCACCTCCAATCAGGTGGACCAGTTCGGTGGGTACACCGGGCTGCGGCCCGCCGAGTTCCGGGACCTGGTGCTCGGCATCGCCGACCGGTGCGGTTTCGCCCGCGAGCGCGTCGTCCTCGGCGGTGACCACCTGGGCCCCAACCGATGGCAACGCGAATCCGCCGACGTCGCCATGGCGCACGCCGAGGTGCTGATCGCCGCCTATGTCGAGGCGGGATACACCAAGATCCACCTGGACTGCAGCATGTCCTGTGCCGATGACCCCGCGGTGCTGCCCGACGACGTCGTCGCCTCCCGCAGCGCGCGGCTGTTGCGGGTGGCCGAGGACGCGGCGGGTCGCGCCGGGTCCGACCGGCCGGTGTACGTCATCGGAACCGAGGTGCCCGTCCCGGGCGGCGCGCACGAGACGCTGGACCGGCTCACCCCGACGCCCCCGGAGCGGGCCAGGGCGACGATCGCCGCGCACCGGACGGCATTCGCAGACGCTGGACTCGGGCACGTCTGGCCCCGGGTGATGGCGTTGGTGGTGCAGCCCGGCGTGGAATTCGACCACGTCCAGGTCATCGACTACGAGCACGCCGCCACCGCGCAGCTGCGGCACGTCCTCGACGACGAGGACAACCTCGTCTTCGAGGCCCACTCGACGGACTACCAGCGGCCCGCTCAACTGCGTGAGCTCGTCGAAGACCATTGGGCCGTACTGAAAGTCGGCCCCGGTCTGACGTTCGCGATGCGGGAGGCGTTGTTCGCGCTCGCGATGATCGAGATCGAAGTCGTGCCCCGCACCGCGCGGTCGACACTGATCGAGACGCTCGAACGCCGGATGCTGGCCGAACCGCGGTACTGGCAGGACTACTACGAGGGCGACCCGGTGGCGCAGCGCACGTCGCGCCGGTACAGCTTCAGCGACCGGCTGCGGTACTACTGGGCCGACGGCGAGGTCGACGCCGCGCGGCAGACGTTGCTGGCCAACCTCGATCGCGTCGGCATCCCGCTGCCGCTGATCAGTCAATTCCTGCCGCTGCAGTATGAGCGCATCCGGGCCGGCGAACTCGGCGTCGATGCCCAGGCCCTCGTCATCGACCGAGTCCGCGACGCCCTACGGCCCTACGCCGACGCGTGCCGCGTCTCCGATGCCCACGCGCACACCATGATCTCCGGAGGTACCCGATGA
- a CDS encoding SIS domain-containing protein — translation MTSSPSTVHSVPAQEDGGATILEIGQQPGAWREVAGRSDAEATAFLRDVTGRTDLRVILTGAGSSAFAGDIAAPALRRHLGRRVDAVATTSIVANPLDHLEPGTPTLLVSFGRSGNSPESLAATALADELVDDVWHLILTCDQDGQLGRAHRDRERSLVVYMPERTNDSGFAMTSSLTSMLLSALMLLGPAGAADGEALAHAAEHVIGLQSDIRALAQTAKKRFVYLGAGPLAGLAQESALKLLELTAGEVVTYFDSPLGFRHGPKSVLDADTLVLVYVSTDPYTRRYDLDIIAEIRAQLGEDAVTVLSAVPIPEELGPAIVLPGLDSLPDAVVAPAYLVFAQYLALFTSLEHGKTPDNPFPSGEVSRVVKGVTIHPWRGE, via the coding sequence ATGACCAGCTCACCGTCGACCGTGCACAGCGTGCCCGCTCAAGAAGACGGCGGCGCAACCATTCTCGAGATCGGTCAGCAACCCGGAGCCTGGCGTGAGGTGGCGGGCCGATCGGACGCAGAGGCCACCGCGTTCCTGCGTGACGTCACCGGCCGAACCGATCTACGGGTCATCCTCACCGGCGCAGGCAGTTCGGCGTTCGCCGGGGACATCGCGGCGCCGGCGTTGCGGCGCCACCTCGGGCGCCGCGTCGACGCGGTGGCCACCACCAGCATCGTGGCCAACCCGCTCGACCATCTCGAGCCGGGCACGCCGACGCTGCTGGTGTCGTTCGGCCGGTCGGGTAACAGCCCCGAGAGCCTGGCCGCGACGGCGCTGGCCGACGAGCTCGTCGACGACGTCTGGCACCTGATCCTCACCTGCGACCAGGACGGTCAGCTGGGCCGCGCGCACCGGGACCGGGAGCGGTCGCTGGTCGTCTACATGCCCGAGCGGACCAACGACTCAGGCTTCGCGATGACCTCGAGTCTGACGTCGATGTTGTTGTCCGCCCTGATGCTTCTGGGTCCGGCCGGCGCGGCGGACGGCGAGGCGCTGGCGCACGCCGCCGAGCATGTGATCGGGCTCCAGTCCGACATCCGCGCGCTGGCGCAGACCGCCAAGAAGCGCTTCGTCTATCTCGGCGCCGGGCCGCTCGCCGGACTCGCACAGGAGTCCGCACTCAAACTGCTGGAACTGACTGCGGGAGAGGTGGTTACGTACTTCGACTCGCCGCTGGGATTCCGCCACGGCCCGAAATCGGTGCTCGACGCGGACACCCTGGTGCTGGTGTACGTCTCGACCGACCCCTACACCCGACGCTACGACCTCGACATCATCGCCGAAATCCGTGCGCAGCTCGGGGAGGACGCCGTCACGGTGCTCAGCGCCGTGCCGATCCCGGAAGAGCTCGGACCGGCGATCGTGCTCCCCGGGCTGGACAGCCTGCCCGACGCCGTGGTGGCCCCGGCCTACCTGGTGTTCGCGCAGTACCTGGCGCTGTTCACCTCGCTCGAACACGGTAAGACACCGGACAATCCGTTCCCGTCCGGCGAAGTCAGTCGCGTGGTCAAGGGTGTCACCATCCACCCCTGGCGGGGTGAGTGA
- a CDS encoding BadF/BadG/BcrA/BcrD ATPase family protein — protein sequence MARYLGVDGGGSKTAFALIDDAGTVIARATTATSYYFNEGFDVVERVLAQGIDDICTQAGIDTSAIDAVFFGLPGYGEAAEDIPRLDAVGAHVLGHDRYSCDNDMVCGWAGSLAGEDGINVISGTGSMTYGERRGVGRRVGGWGELFGDEGSAYWVAAQGLNAFSRMSDGRSERGPLYRLLKDRLQLTGDLDLVSLVIDKWAGNRTSIAALATTVCEAARADDEAAARILSAAAGELVELVETTGKIIGFTDDEVIPVSYSGGMFSDETFLPLFVTALDARPHKYDLRTPLLDPALGAALYAAKHSGHPLSAESLRQLAVGTT from the coding sequence ATGGCCCGATATCTCGGCGTCGACGGCGGCGGCTCGAAGACAGCCTTCGCGCTCATCGACGATGCGGGCACGGTCATCGCCCGCGCCACCACCGCCACCTCCTACTACTTCAACGAAGGGTTCGACGTCGTCGAACGCGTTCTCGCCCAGGGCATCGACGACATCTGCACCCAGGCGGGCATCGACACCTCCGCGATCGACGCGGTGTTCTTCGGGTTGCCCGGCTACGGTGAGGCCGCCGAGGACATCCCCCGCCTCGACGCCGTCGGGGCGCACGTGCTGGGGCACGACCGCTACAGCTGCGACAACGACATGGTGTGCGGCTGGGCCGGCTCGCTGGCCGGTGAGGACGGCATCAACGTCATCAGCGGAACTGGGTCGATGACCTATGGCGAGCGCCGCGGTGTCGGCCGCCGCGTCGGCGGATGGGGCGAGTTGTTCGGCGACGAGGGATCAGCGTATTGGGTTGCCGCCCAGGGGCTCAACGCGTTCAGCCGGATGAGCGACGGCCGGTCCGAGCGCGGACCGCTGTACCGGCTGCTCAAGGATCGGTTGCAGCTGACCGGCGATCTGGATCTGGTCAGCCTCGTGATCGACAAGTGGGCGGGCAACCGCACCTCCATCGCGGCCCTGGCCACCACGGTCTGCGAGGCGGCCCGCGCCGACGATGAGGCGGCCGCACGGATCCTGTCGGCCGCGGCGGGCGAACTCGTCGAACTGGTCGAAACCACCGGAAAAATCATCGGATTCACCGATGACGAGGTGATCCCGGTGTCCTATTCGGGTGGCATGTTCTCCGACGAGACGTTCCTGCCGCTGTTCGTGACCGCACTGGACGCGCGGCCGCACAAGTACGACCTGCGCACCCCCCTGCTCGACCCGGCGCTGGGCGCGGCGCTCTACGCCGCCAAGCACAGCGGCCATCCACTGTCCGCCGAATCCCTCCGCCAACTCGCCGTCGGCACAACATGA
- a CDS encoding DMT family transporter: MTGTPNNATGVQTRSWIFYAALLIVFWGVWGAFSALPATWYGYPDEMIYCIWALTMIIPAAVILRGQRFDRRPAAAIYGLVIGLTGAGGQLLLFQALTMGPAYLIFPIVSISPAITVIMAMVLLRERISMLAVVGVVCALAAIVLFSITGGDADVSTGPWLPLAILICIAWGVQAYFMRKTATIGVNEATTFGYMAISALILIPVAIFQMGGLPLDFPWQAPVLTAGTQLLNAVGALFLVMALSRGKATIVAPTTNALAPALTIVVSLIAYQTLPSPYGGIGIVLALVGSTLMVYSDEKRGEAPTAAVLDPAIGNPHSRSRA; the protein is encoded by the coding sequence ATGACAGGTACACCGAACAACGCTACGGGCGTGCAGACCCGCAGCTGGATCTTCTACGCCGCACTGCTGATCGTGTTCTGGGGAGTCTGGGGCGCGTTCTCCGCGCTGCCCGCCACCTGGTACGGCTACCCCGACGAGATGATCTACTGCATCTGGGCATTGACGATGATCATCCCGGCCGCGGTCATCCTGCGCGGCCAGCGGTTCGACCGCCGACCCGCTGCCGCGATCTACGGTCTGGTGATCGGGCTCACCGGCGCGGGCGGCCAACTCCTGCTGTTCCAGGCGCTCACCATGGGCCCGGCGTACCTGATCTTCCCGATCGTCTCGATCTCGCCCGCCATCACCGTGATCATGGCGATGGTCCTGCTGCGCGAACGCATCAGCATGCTGGCCGTCGTCGGCGTGGTCTGCGCACTGGCCGCGATCGTGCTCTTCAGCATCACCGGTGGCGACGCCGACGTCTCGACCGGACCGTGGCTGCCACTGGCCATCCTGATCTGCATCGCCTGGGGCGTGCAGGCGTACTTCATGCGCAAGACCGCCACCATCGGCGTCAACGAGGCCACCACGTTCGGCTACATGGCCATCAGCGCGCTCATCCTGATCCCGGTCGCGATCTTCCAGATGGGCGGCCTGCCCCTCGACTTCCCCTGGCAGGCCCCGGTATTGACAGCGGGCACCCAGCTGCTCAACGCGGTGGGCGCCCTCTTCCTGGTGATGGCGCTCAGTCGCGGCAAGGCCACCATCGTGGCACCCACCACCAACGCGCTCGCTCCCGCGCTCACCATCGTCGTCTCGCTCATCGCCTACCAGACCCTGCCCAGCCCCTACGGTGGCATCGGCATCGTGTTGGCCCTGGTGGGCTCGACGCTGATGGTCTACAGCGACGAGAAGCGCGGTGAAGCGCCTACCGCGGCCGTGCTGGACCCGGCCATTGGCAACCCCCACTCCAGGAGCCGCGCGTGA
- the melA gene encoding alpha-glucosidase/alpha-galactosidase, with the protein MKPTIVIIGAGSVEFTRELLGDILSFPELGSVRVVLHDIDDERLQTAEAIVRATARTAGASPEVVSTTDRRRALDGADYVINVIQVGMHEATLRDFEIPAKYGLNQTIADTIGVGGIFRGLRTFPVLAGIARDMEELCPDAWLLNYTNPMAMNVTYLHRVAPRLKVLGLCHSVYWTMVGLCELVDVPFDQVSYWSAGVNHQAWVLRWERDGQSLYPLLDQRIAADPELRRRVRVDMYRRLGYYPTETSEHSSEYVPWYLHDPREIERLRINVGEYVSISEANMAEYQRVRAELTDTETLPIDTGSTEYAPQVIHSLETGTPRVISANIVNDGLIANLPDGVAVEVPTLLDSLGAHPMKVGDLPAQCAALNRSFLGPVDLTVRAAVEGDPRLVRAAAMVDPNTAASLSVDRIWELCDELTAAHGDLLPDELRETLFTPPVAN; encoded by the coding sequence GTGAAGCCCACCATCGTCATCATCGGAGCGGGCAGCGTCGAATTCACCCGCGAACTCCTCGGCGACATCCTGTCGTTCCCCGAACTCGGCTCGGTGCGGGTCGTCCTCCACGACATCGACGACGAGCGTCTCCAGACCGCGGAGGCGATCGTGCGCGCCACCGCGCGGACGGCGGGCGCGTCGCCCGAGGTCGTGTCGACCACCGATCGTCGCCGCGCGCTCGACGGTGCCGACTACGTGATCAACGTGATCCAGGTCGGCATGCACGAGGCCACGCTGCGCGACTTCGAGATCCCGGCGAAGTACGGGCTGAACCAGACCATCGCCGACACCATCGGGGTGGGCGGAATCTTCCGCGGGCTCAGGACTTTCCCGGTGCTGGCCGGCATCGCGCGCGACATGGAAGAGCTCTGCCCGGACGCCTGGCTGCTCAACTACACCAACCCGATGGCGATGAATGTCACCTACCTGCACCGCGTCGCGCCGCGGTTGAAGGTGCTGGGCCTGTGCCATTCCGTCTACTGGACGATGGTCGGCTTGTGCGAACTCGTCGACGTGCCGTTCGACCAGGTGTCCTACTGGTCGGCGGGCGTCAACCATCAGGCGTGGGTGCTGCGGTGGGAGCGCGACGGCCAGAGCCTGTACCCGCTGCTGGACCAGCGCATCGCCGCCGATCCGGAACTGCGCCGGCGGGTGCGTGTCGATATGTACCGGCGGCTCGGGTACTACCCGACCGAGACCAGCGAGCACTCCAGCGAGTACGTCCCGTGGTACCTGCACGACCCCCGCGAGATCGAGCGCCTGCGCATCAACGTCGGCGAGTACGTCTCGATCAGCGAGGCCAACATGGCCGAATATCAGCGGGTGCGTGCCGAACTGACCGACACCGAGACGTTGCCCATCGACACCGGATCCACCGAGTACGCCCCGCAGGTCATCCATTCCCTGGAGACCGGGACGCCGCGGGTCATCTCGGCGAACATCGTCAACGACGGGCTGATCGCGAACCTGCCCGACGGGGTGGCGGTCGAGGTGCCGACGCTGCTCGACTCTCTTGGCGCCCACCCGATGAAGGTCGGCGACCTGCCGGCGCAGTGCGCCGCGCTCAACCGCAGCTTCCTGGGGCCGGTGGATCTGACCGTGCGCGCCGCCGTCGAGGGCGATCCCCGGCTGGTGCGGGCCGCGGCGATGGTGGACCCCAACACCGCCGCCTCCTTGAGCGTCGACCGCATCTGGGAACTGTGCGACGAGCTCACCGCCGCCCACGGCGACCTGCTGCCCGACGAACTGCGTGAAACCCTCTTCACCCCACCTGTCGCCAACTAA
- a CDS encoding ABC transporter substrate-binding protein: protein MIRHRLCIALLAVLAFALTACGGGGSSSGPVEIAVWHGYQDTEGEVFKSLIEQYNKENPDVKVNELYSSNDLVLQKVLTAVRGGSAPDVAYMFGSWSPNIAQIPQVVDMADEVSKPDWQWDDFYPAEREAATVGDKIVGVPALVDNLAIVYNKKLFADAGIAPPSPDWTWDDFRSAAAKLTNPDTGQYGFLIPADGSEDTVWHYVPMLWEAGGDILSPDNERAVFNSEAGVKALTVLQQMAVTDKSLYLDTTNENGPKLMNSGKIGMLVTGPWDLSQLSDIDYDVQVMPTFAGSSGGHQTIAGPDNWVTFDNGDAKKQAAIEFVKWLSAPEQVKAFSLGTGDLPIRESVGKDQSVLDTLNENVPGTGVFVENLNNVEKVRPTVEQYPDISEALGQAIVAVMLGKEQPAAALDTAAKAADAALAEK from the coding sequence GTGATTCGACATCGGCTCTGTATCGCATTGCTTGCTGTGCTGGCCTTCGCGCTCACCGCGTGCGGGGGTGGCGGATCGTCGTCGGGCCCCGTCGAGATCGCGGTGTGGCACGGCTACCAGGACACCGAGGGGGAGGTGTTCAAAAGCCTCATCGAGCAGTACAACAAGGAGAATCCCGACGTCAAGGTCAACGAGCTGTACTCCAGCAACGACCTTGTGCTGCAGAAGGTTCTGACCGCAGTGCGCGGCGGCAGCGCCCCCGACGTGGCCTACATGTTCGGGTCGTGGTCGCCGAACATCGCCCAGATCCCGCAGGTCGTCGACATGGCCGACGAGGTCTCCAAGCCGGACTGGCAGTGGGACGACTTCTACCCGGCCGAGCGCGAGGCCGCCACGGTCGGCGACAAGATCGTCGGCGTGCCCGCGCTGGTGGACAACCTCGCGATCGTCTACAACAAGAAGCTGTTCGCCGACGCCGGCATCGCGCCGCCCAGCCCGGACTGGACGTGGGACGACTTCCGTTCCGCCGCAGCCAAACTGACCAATCCGGACACGGGACAGTACGGATTCCTCATCCCCGCCGACGGCAGCGAGGACACCGTGTGGCACTACGTGCCGATGCTGTGGGAGGCCGGCGGTGACATCCTCTCGCCCGACAACGAGCGCGCGGTGTTCAACTCCGAGGCCGGGGTCAAGGCGCTGACGGTGCTGCAGCAGATGGCGGTCACCGATAAGTCGCTGTACCTGGACACCACCAACGAGAACGGCCCCAAGCTGATGAACAGCGGCAAGATCGGGATGCTCGTGACCGGTCCGTGGGATCTGAGCCAGCTGTCCGACATCGACTACGACGTTCAGGTGATGCCGACGTTCGCCGGTTCCAGTGGTGGCCACCAGACCATCGCGGGCCCGGACAACTGGGTCACCTTCGACAACGGTGACGCCAAGAAGCAGGCGGCCATCGAGTTCGTCAAGTGGCTCTCGGCGCCCGAGCAGGTCAAGGCGTTCTCGCTGGGTACCGGCGACCTGCCGATCCGCGAGTCGGTGGGCAAGGATCAGTCCGTGCTGGACACGCTGAACGAGAATGTGCCCGGCACCGGGGTTTTCGTGGAGAACCTGAATAACGTGGAGAAGGTTCGGCCCACCGTCGAGCAGTACCCCGACATCTCCGAGGCGCTGGGGCAGGCCATCGTGGCGGTGATGCTCGGCAAGGAGCAGCCGGCCGCGGCGCTGGACACCGCCGCCAAGGCGGCCGACGCCGCGCTGGCCGAGAAGTAG
- a CDS encoding carbohydrate ABC transporter permease has protein sequence MLDRLGRVGRSENVTGWTLISPAAVLIGIFGLLPVLMSLQLSFQQSDLLSPETPWVGLDNYRKMAEDPVFVEAIKHTIIYTALFVPGAMVVGLLIASAMNRSVRFISVYRTAAYITMAVSTISQGIIFLWLTDRDYGLINAALNAVGVPSQPFLASPSQALYVIVAMTIWGWTGFSVIVYLAALQGVPAELHEAAAIDGARPFTRFRTITVPLLGPANLFLLVWLTINALQLFDEVYVTTRGGPLRATTVIVYYLWDQAFVHFDAGYAAAMAYALFVVILIITGVQFRLARRYVHNA, from the coding sequence ATGCTGGACAGGCTGGGGCGCGTCGGTCGTTCCGAGAACGTGACGGGATGGACGCTGATCAGTCCCGCTGCCGTGCTGATCGGCATCTTCGGGCTGCTGCCGGTGCTGATGTCGCTGCAGCTGTCGTTCCAGCAGTCCGACCTGCTCAGCCCGGAGACGCCGTGGGTGGGGCTGGACAACTACCGCAAGATGGCCGAAGACCCGGTGTTCGTCGAGGCGATCAAGCACACCATCATCTACACCGCGCTGTTCGTGCCCGGCGCCATGGTGGTGGGGCTGCTGATCGCCTCGGCGATGAACCGGTCGGTCCGGTTCATCTCGGTGTACCGGACCGCCGCCTACATCACGATGGCGGTGTCGACGATCTCCCAGGGCATCATCTTCCTGTGGCTCACCGACCGGGATTACGGGCTGATCAACGCGGCGCTGAACGCGGTCGGGGTGCCGTCGCAGCCGTTTTTGGCGTCGCCGTCGCAGGCCCTGTATGTGATCGTGGCGATGACGATCTGGGGCTGGACCGGATTCTCGGTCATCGTCTATCTGGCTGCGCTGCAAGGGGTCCCGGCTGAGCTGCACGAGGCGGCCGCCATCGACGGGGCGCGCCCGTTCACCCGGTTCCGCACCATCACGGTGCCGCTGCTGGGCCCGGCCAACCTGTTCCTGCTGGTGTGGCTCACGATCAACGCGCTGCAGCTGTTCGACGAGGTGTATGTAACCACCCGCGGCGGGCCTCTGCGCGCCACCACGGTGATCGTCTACTACCTGTGGGATCAGGCCTTCGTGCACTTCGACGCCGGCTACGCCGCGGCCATGGCGTACGCGCTGTTCGTGGTCATCCTGATCATCACCGGCGTCCAGTTCCGGCTGGCCCGCAGATACGTGCACAACGCATGA
- a CDS encoding carbohydrate ABC transporter permease, with amino-acid sequence MTAPRVRLPFSPWHLVLIPMTFILVVPLLWMLITSLETEGEANRFPPVLFPANPRFENYSEAWAAAPFGHFFLNSVLVTAVVLVSNLVVCSLAGYAFARIRFLGRGALFVTLMATLMVPFQVTMIPVFLIVKWFGDNVWEGLGINHIGALMLPNLATAFGIFFLRQFFQTVPVELEEAARVDGTSRLGVLFKIVLPLSLPAMSTLAALTVLTSWNDFLWPLIVITSQDQMTIPLGLSYFQGAHRVNWPVLMAANVMSLLPMLLVFVGAQRYFVQSVASTGIKG; translated from the coding sequence ATGACCGCGCCCCGGGTTCGGCTGCCCTTCAGCCCGTGGCACCTGGTGCTCATCCCGATGACGTTCATCCTCGTGGTGCCGCTGCTGTGGATGCTGATCACCTCACTGGAAACCGAAGGTGAGGCCAACCGCTTTCCGCCGGTGCTGTTCCCGGCCAACCCCCGGTTCGAGAACTACTCCGAGGCGTGGGCGGCCGCACCGTTCGGCCACTTCTTCCTCAACAGCGTGCTGGTGACGGCGGTCGTGCTGGTGAGCAACCTGGTGGTGTGCAGCCTGGCCGGCTATGCGTTCGCCCGTATCCGGTTCCTCGGTCGCGGCGCGCTGTTCGTGACGTTGATGGCGACGTTGATGGTGCCGTTCCAGGTGACGATGATCCCGGTGTTCCTGATCGTCAAGTGGTTCGGCGACAACGTGTGGGAAGGCCTGGGCATCAACCACATCGGTGCGTTGATGCTGCCCAACCTGGCGACGGCGTTCGGCATCTTCTTCCTGCGCCAGTTCTTCCAGACGGTGCCGGTGGAGCTCGAGGAGGCCGCCCGGGTGGACGGGACGTCGCGCCTCGGTGTGCTGTTCAAGATCGTGCTGCCGCTGTCGCTGCCCGCGATGTCGACGCTGGCGGCGCTGACCGTGCTGACGTCGTGGAACGACTTCCTGTGGCCCCTGATCGTCATCACCTCACAGGATCAGATGACGATTCCGTTGGGGCTGAGCTATTTCCAGGGCGCCCACCGGGTGAACTGGCCGGTGCTGATGGCGGCCAACGTGATGAGCCTGCTGCCGATGCTGCTGGTGTTCGTCGGGGCGCAACGGTATTTCGTGCAGTCGGTGGCCAGCACCGGAATCAAGGGCTGA